The Streptomyces sp. Alt3 genome has a segment encoding these proteins:
- a CDS encoding peptidase inhibitor family I36 protein, whose amino-acid sequence MSWSARATAVAVTVLLALGTIGEAQAKGDAPDVLQQEIDEVLATTEGGVQISRNEIAWNGGEAILVFPLPGESAAPVSSASAQKLQAKVAGLPLSTTEGEPAGVDPESGVSIAASDSCPTETFGNDWYCFYQYTNYGGRRLQWNNSHTFAVYFSDYGFENKTSSWSNKGGKTITVANRSKTGDDLSCREGNGIALWRELPHSRASSVSASLDNKADCFWTS is encoded by the coding sequence ATGTCCTGGAGCGCACGGGCGACAGCTGTCGCAGTCACGGTTCTACTCGCTCTCGGAACTATCGGAGAGGCGCAGGCGAAGGGCGACGCGCCTGATGTGCTGCAGCAGGAGATTGATGAGGTGCTTGCCACGACGGAGGGTGGCGTTCAGATCAGCAGAAACGAAATTGCGTGGAATGGTGGGGAGGCGATTTTGGTCTTTCCCCTGCCGGGTGAATCTGCGGCGCCGGTAAGCAGTGCCTCGGCGCAGAAGTTGCAGGCGAAGGTGGCTGGATTGCCGCTTTCCACCACGGAGGGAGAGCCCGCTGGTGTCGATCCTGAATCAGGTGTGTCCATAGCTGCTTCCGACAGTTGTCCGACCGAGACGTTCGGTAATGACTGGTACTGCTTCTACCAGTACACGAACTACGGCGGTCGGCGCCTGCAATGGAACAATTCACACACTTTCGCCGTGTATTTCTCTGACTACGGATTCGAGAATAAGACTTCATCGTGGTCAAACAAGGGTGGCAAAACCATCACCGTGGCGAATCGGTCCAAGACGGGGGATGACCTCAGCTGCCGGGAAGGTAACGGTATCGCGCTGTGGAGGGAGCTTCCCCATAGTCGTGCATCATCGGTATCGGCAAGTCTCGACAATAAGGCGGATTGCTTCTGGACCAGCTGA
- the mobC gene encoding plasmid mobilization relaxosome protein MobC, producing the protein MAETAQRQGAPDQGAGAGGGPDPDTLHAAQQAILRPTPTDVPVVGEPPVQSVQPTIRRFTGDARLKRVGPLRFTDDERTSLQEAAAEHGYKGDSGFAADVILAFIDGRFTANLPLSEDRRRTHIFRAQVLRALNRTGSNINQIARALNSDLNPPDIRQRLDELHRLLTLIAEALRQPTNPREESST; encoded by the coding sequence GTGGCGGAGACGGCCCAGCGCCAGGGGGCGCCGGACCAGGGAGCTGGGGCCGGGGGCGGCCCCGACCCGGACACGCTTCACGCCGCCCAGCAAGCGATCCTCCGCCCGACGCCTACTGACGTTCCCGTCGTCGGCGAACCCCCTGTGCAGAGCGTCCAGCCAACGATCCGCCGGTTCACCGGCGACGCGCGCCTCAAGCGCGTCGGCCCCTTGCGCTTCACCGACGACGAGCGCACCAGCCTGCAGGAGGCCGCAGCCGAGCACGGCTACAAGGGCGACTCCGGCTTCGCCGCCGACGTCATCCTCGCCTTCATCGACGGCCGATTCACCGCGAACCTCCCCCTGTCCGAGGACCGACGCCGCACCCACATATTCCGTGCCCAGGTCCTGCGCGCCCTCAACCGCACCGGTAGCAACATCAACCAGATCGCCCGCGCACTCAACAGCGACCTCAACCCGCCTGACATTCGCCAGCGCCTCGACGAACTCCACCGCCTGCTCACCCTGATCGCCGAGGCCCTGCGTCAGCCCACCAACCCGAGGGAGGAATCGTCAACGTGA
- a CDS encoding amino acid permease has product MTNDEAVSAEPPPDALPRSSAALSDEERLAELGYTQVLARRMSAFSNYAVSFTIISVLSGCLTLYLFGMNTGGPAVITWGWVGVGLMTLFVGLAMAEICSAYPTSAGLYFWAHRLAPPRSAAAWAWFAGWFNVLGQVAVTAGIDFGAASFLGAYLNLQFGFEVTPGRTILLFAAILILHGLLNTFGVGIVAFLNNVSVWWHVVGVAVIVGALTFVPDSHQSASYVFTEFVNNTGWGSGFYVVMIGLLMAQYTFTGYDASAHMTEETHDAAVAGPRGIVQSIWTSWIAGFVLLLGFTYAIQSYDGALNSPTGAPPAQILLDALGATTGKLLLLVVIGAQLFCGMASVTANSRMIYAFSRDGALPFSRVWHTVSPRTRTPVAAVWLAALGALALGLPYLINVTAYAAVTSIAVIGLYIAYVIPTLLRLLRGDDFVRGPWHLGRWSRPIGIVAVTWVGVITVLFMLPQVSPVTWESFNYAPLAVLVVLGFATVWWLVSARHWFLRPTAADHKRTITDESTG; this is encoded by the coding sequence ATGACAAACGACGAAGCGGTGTCCGCCGAGCCACCACCGGACGCCCTCCCACGCTCCTCGGCCGCCCTCTCCGACGAGGAACGGCTGGCCGAACTCGGCTACACCCAGGTGCTCGCGCGCCGGATGTCCGCCTTCTCCAACTACGCGGTCTCCTTCACGATCATCTCGGTGCTCTCCGGCTGCCTGACGCTGTACCTCTTCGGCATGAACACCGGCGGGCCCGCCGTCATCACCTGGGGCTGGGTCGGCGTCGGGCTGATGACACTGTTCGTCGGTCTCGCCATGGCGGAGATCTGTTCGGCGTATCCGACCTCCGCCGGCCTGTACTTCTGGGCCCACCGCCTCGCCCCGCCGCGTTCGGCGGCCGCGTGGGCCTGGTTCGCCGGCTGGTTCAACGTGCTCGGACAGGTCGCCGTCACCGCCGGCATCGACTTCGGGGCCGCGTCCTTCCTCGGGGCCTACCTGAACCTCCAGTTCGGCTTCGAGGTCACCCCCGGTCGTACGATCCTGCTCTTCGCGGCGATCCTGATCCTCCACGGCCTGCTGAACACGTTCGGTGTCGGCATCGTCGCGTTCCTCAACAACGTCAGCGTGTGGTGGCACGTGGTCGGGGTCGCCGTCATCGTGGGCGCGCTCACCTTCGTGCCGGACTCGCACCAGTCGGCGTCGTACGTCTTCACCGAGTTCGTCAACAACACCGGCTGGGGCAGCGGCTTCTACGTCGTGATGATCGGCCTGCTGATGGCGCAGTACACCTTCACCGGGTACGACGCCTCCGCCCATATGACGGAGGAGACCCACGACGCGGCCGTGGCGGGCCCGCGCGGCATCGTGCAGTCCATCTGGACGTCCTGGATCGCCGGGTTCGTGCTCCTGCTGGGCTTCACCTACGCCATCCAGTCGTACGACGGCGCCCTGAACTCCCCGACCGGAGCCCCTCCCGCGCAGATCCTGTTGGACGCGCTCGGCGCCACCACGGGCAAGCTCCTGCTGCTCGTCGTGATCGGGGCGCAGCTCTTCTGCGGGATGGCCTCCGTGACCGCCAACAGCCGCATGATCTACGCCTTCTCCCGCGACGGGGCGCTGCCCTTCTCCCGCGTCTGGCACACGGTCAGCCCCCGCACCAGAACACCTGTCGCGGCGGTCTGGCTGGCCGCTCTGGGTGCCCTGGCCCTCGGCCTCCCGTACCTGATCAACGTCACCGCGTACGCCGCCGTGACGTCCATCGCGGTCATCGGTCTCTACATCGCCTACGTCATCCCCACGCTGCTCAGGCTGCTGCGCGGTGACGACTTCGTCCGGGGCCCCTGGCACCTGGGCCGCTGGTCCCGGCCCATCGGGATCGTCGCGGTGACCTGGGTCGGGGTCATCACGGTGCTCTTCATGCTGCCCCAGGTGTCCCCGGTCACCTGGGAGAGCTTCAACTACGCCCCGCTGGCGGTGCTGGTGGTGCTCGGCTTCGCCACCGTGTGGTGGCTGGTCTCGGCCCGGCACTGGTTCCTCAGGCCGACCGCGGCCGATCACAAGCGCACGATCACGGACGAATCCACGGGCTGA
- a CDS encoding helix-turn-helix domain-containing protein, with product MDDDADDFPEWVDRVQANVAGEVRRRRKEMGWSAQELADRCEQLGHPIPRNVIANMESGRRAGLPLVDVLVLAAALETYPACLIFPVGYVNQTQELPFERLVPTWDALRRFTGEQEVLGHDAGLVPDFEAHASLVGTALAALDEEEQARFAARTATSRAQKEEAERRRTAYADQAVSAKYKLRYLRRELREDGAIPPDLPPALHDVDPPEWVPDTTTEERP from the coding sequence ATGGATGATGATGCGGACGACTTCCCGGAGTGGGTGGACCGGGTCCAGGCGAACGTGGCCGGCGAAGTCCGACGCAGACGAAAGGAGATGGGGTGGAGCGCGCAGGAGCTGGCCGACCGGTGCGAGCAGCTCGGGCACCCGATCCCGCGCAACGTGATCGCCAACATGGAGTCCGGCCGCCGGGCCGGCCTGCCGCTGGTGGACGTCCTGGTGCTGGCCGCTGCCCTGGAGACGTACCCGGCCTGCCTCATCTTCCCGGTCGGCTACGTCAACCAGACCCAGGAACTCCCCTTCGAGCGGCTCGTGCCGACTTGGGACGCCCTGCGACGCTTCACCGGCGAGCAGGAGGTGCTGGGGCACGATGCCGGCCTAGTGCCCGACTTCGAGGCGCACGCCAGCCTCGTAGGGACGGCCCTGGCTGCACTCGACGAAGAAGAGCAAGCACGCTTCGCGGCCAGGACGGCAACGAGCCGCGCCCAGAAGGAAGAGGCCGAACGCAGGCGGACCGCGTACGCCGACCAGGCCGTCTCGGCCAAGTACAAGCTCCGGTACCTCCGTCGCGAGCTCCGCGAAGACGGAGCCATTCCACCCGATCTCCCGCCCGCACTCCACGACGTCGACCCGCCCGAATGGGTCCCCGATACCACCACGGAGGAACGCCCTTGA
- a CDS encoding peptidase inhibitor family I36 protein, with protein sequence MLAASLMPISAAGAAETDALQQEIDEVLATTEGGVQISRNEIAWNGGEAILVFPLPGESAAPVSSASAQKLQAKVAGLPLSTTEEEPAGVDPESGVSIAASDSCPTETFGNDWYCFYQYTNYGGRRLQWNASKDTYSPVYFSAYGFENKTSSWSNKGGLTIDVRNRSKTGSDQSCSAVGGGIRLWLEAEHSRSSNVGAADDNKADCFWTYDF encoded by the coding sequence ATGCTGGCAGCCAGCCTTATGCCGATCTCGGCTGCGGGAGCAGCGGAGACCGATGCGCTGCAGCAGGAGATTGATGAGGTGCTTGCCACGACGGAGGGTGGTGTTCAGATCAGCAGAAACGAAATTGCGTGGAATGGTGGGGAGGCGATTTTGGTCTTTCCCCTGCCGGGTGAATCTGCGGCGCCGGTAAGCAGTGCCTCGGCGCAGAAGTTGCAGGCGAAGGTGGCTGGATTGCCGCTTTCCACCACGGAGGAAGAGCCCGCTGGTGTCGATCCTGAATCAGGCGTGTCCATAGCCGCTTCCGATAGTTGTCCGACCGAGACGTTCGGTAATGACTGGTACTGCTTCTACCAGTACACGAACTACGGCGGCCGGCGCCTGCAATGGAACGCGAGCAAAGATACGTATTCGCCGGTATATTTCTCCGCCTACGGGTTCGAGAACAAGACGTCATCCTGGTCAAACAAGGGCGGACTGACCATCGACGTACGCAATCGCTCTAAGACAGGAAGTGACCAGAGTTGCTCGGCCGTTGGCGGCGGTATCCGCCTGTGGCTTGAAGCAGAGCACAGTCGGTCCTCTAACGTCGGTGCCGCTGATGACAATAAGGCGGATTGTTTCTGGACCTACGACTTCTAG
- a CDS encoding site-specific integrase — MKGSTHRRCYCRDPKTGKPLGKKCPKLASRKHGSYSIRQELPPRADGTRRSFNRAGYETLKAAQSDLDHVRALIAIADSDDDHDLDRIAELLEQVADEKAPLPDIEDTRRRFRAGLDLIGRRTVGEWLDQWLAAKKSRKTTLNGYASHIRVHLKPRIGHVRLDRLNVGHLVEMYDGIADANEVIQAENLERREQIARCKPSRPGRPVASERALLAVERAKLAEMKPFRKITGPATQQSIRRTLRAALNAAIAQQFITFNPASHVELESGKRPKPLLWTAQRVERWRATGELPSPVMVWTPAQFGTFLDAAESDRLYVLFHLVGTRGLRRGEAVGQNWTDVDLDAGLITPAKEIVVDGWDPYESAPKTDGSAGTIALDSVNVALLREHHKAMLEAREKWDTAWKETGKVFTREDGSWLHPETVSETFRRILATTDLPPITLRDLRHVAATLTHGGGGDLHTIKETLRHSTITLTSDTYTSLLPEVDKAAAEAAAALVPRARKAPSVAPAVGPLTQEGGKDEAPRPAEAGRGVA, encoded by the coding sequence TTGAAGGGATCCACCCACCGCCGCTGCTACTGCCGAGACCCCAAGACCGGAAAGCCGCTCGGCAAGAAGTGCCCCAAGCTCGCCAGCCGCAAGCACGGCTCCTACTCCATACGCCAGGAACTCCCGCCCCGAGCCGACGGAACCCGCCGCTCCTTCAACCGCGCCGGCTACGAGACGTTGAAGGCCGCGCAAAGCGATCTGGACCACGTACGGGCCCTCATCGCCATCGCGGACTCGGACGATGATCACGACCTCGACCGGATCGCGGAGTTGCTCGAACAGGTCGCCGATGAGAAAGCTCCCCTGCCCGACATCGAGGACACCCGCAGGCGGTTCAGGGCGGGCTTGGACCTGATCGGACGGCGCACGGTGGGTGAGTGGCTCGATCAGTGGCTTGCTGCGAAGAAGTCACGAAAGACGACACTCAACGGGTACGCCTCCCACATCCGGGTCCACCTGAAGCCCCGCATCGGCCATGTCCGTCTCGACCGTCTCAACGTCGGCCACCTGGTGGAGATGTACGACGGCATAGCCGACGCCAACGAGGTGATCCAGGCGGAGAACCTCGAACGGCGCGAGCAGATCGCCAGGTGCAAGCCCAGCAGGCCCGGTCGTCCTGTCGCCTCCGAACGGGCACTGCTCGCCGTCGAACGGGCGAAGCTCGCCGAGATGAAGCCGTTCCGGAAGATCACCGGCCCAGCCACGCAACAGAGCATCCGGCGCACACTGCGAGCGGCCCTGAACGCGGCGATCGCGCAGCAGTTCATCACCTTCAACCCGGCCTCCCACGTCGAGCTGGAGTCCGGTAAGCGCCCGAAGCCGCTCCTCTGGACTGCGCAGCGAGTGGAGCGCTGGCGCGCCACGGGTGAGCTGCCTTCGCCGGTGATGGTCTGGACGCCAGCTCAGTTCGGAACGTTCCTGGACGCAGCCGAATCCGACCGGCTCTATGTGCTCTTCCACCTCGTGGGTACCCGGGGTCTTCGCAGGGGCGAGGCCGTCGGTCAGAACTGGACGGACGTCGACCTGGACGCCGGCCTCATCACACCAGCTAAGGAGATCGTGGTCGACGGCTGGGACCCGTACGAGTCCGCTCCCAAGACGGACGGGAGTGCTGGCACGATCGCCCTGGACAGCGTCAACGTCGCTCTCCTGCGAGAGCACCACAAGGCCATGCTGGAAGCCCGGGAGAAGTGGGACACCGCGTGGAAGGAGACCGGCAAGGTCTTCACTCGCGAGGACGGATCCTGGCTGCACCCGGAGACGGTCTCCGAGACGTTCCGGCGCATTCTCGCCACCACGGATCTGCCGCCCATCACCCTGCGCGATCTACGCCACGTCGCGGCCACTCTCACCCATGGTGGGGGCGGCGATCTGCACACGATCAAGGAGACGCTGCGTCACTCCACGATCACGCTGACCTCTGACACGTACACGAGCCTGTTGCCCGAGGTGGACAAGGCTGCCGCAGAAGCCGCCGCCGCTCTGGTGCCACGTGCCCGTAAGGCCCCCTCCGTAGCGCCCGCCGTCGGTCCGCTCACGCAAGAGGGCGGTAAGGACGAAGCGCCTCGACCGGCAGAAGCCGGTCGCGGTGTCGCATGA
- a CDS encoding RNA polymerase sigma factor produces MRHKQGGGDVDIAEDEQRFTDLYREHYSAVDAFVRRRVRADQVTDLVAETFLVAWRRLDELPRSAVLPWLYGVAKYTLANAYRSEERRLRLVESLASQPQAVVGDHSEEVVHRASVAAAFDELSDADQEVLRLTLWEDLTASQAAKVMRCSVATFQVRLHRARKRLRGALVPVSADRGHAQFTGSRQTNGRKRGGGDA; encoded by the coding sequence ATGAGACATAAGCAAGGTGGAGGGGATGTGGACATCGCAGAAGATGAACAGCGCTTCACGGATCTGTACCGGGAGCACTACTCGGCAGTCGACGCGTTCGTGCGTCGGCGGGTCCGCGCAGATCAAGTGACGGACCTTGTGGCCGAGACCTTTCTCGTTGCATGGCGACGACTGGATGAGCTGCCTCGGTCAGCGGTCCTGCCTTGGCTGTATGGGGTCGCGAAGTACACCTTGGCCAACGCCTACCGGTCAGAAGAACGGCGCCTGCGTCTGGTCGAGTCGCTAGCCTCTCAGCCGCAGGCAGTGGTGGGCGACCACAGCGAGGAAGTAGTTCACCGAGCCAGCGTGGCGGCGGCCTTCGATGAACTCAGTGACGCAGACCAGGAGGTCCTGCGCCTCACGCTTTGGGAGGACTTGACAGCTTCACAAGCCGCCAAGGTTATGAGGTGCTCCGTGGCTACCTTCCAGGTTCGTCTGCACCGTGCACGGAAGAGACTGCGAGGGGCACTGGTACCTGTCTCAGCGGACAGAGGCCATGCGCAGTTCACGGGGTCACGGCAAACAAACGGAAGGAAACGAGGTGGCGGAGATGCGTGA
- a CDS encoding DUF2637 domain-containing protein has translation MPTPPISPPHHQPSDGRTGEGRPTSPRGDAERYALLAAGIVIVALTAGAFCLSYAHLADVAGQHGLGGSPVRRWAWPATLDAFIVAGELLMLRAGLRRVTDRWAIAVTVIGSVGSIALNVAGVSGTRDTGDTPFLDYVVAAVPPAAAMVAFAVLMRQVHQHVERPSPAGSGQVVRASVTAPLRSAGKPAEPAQSDPVTEPPVAASGGSPELHAEVPASKPRGGRPPGAPLRELVEIGRTAGTEQGKLTRATVRKAVEDKGLPISSERLTEVMGVLRKELKASAESGPASG, from the coding sequence TTGCCCACCCCTCCCATTTCACCCCCGCATCATCAGCCGTCGGACGGCCGGACGGGCGAAGGACGGCCAACATCGCCCCGGGGCGATGCCGAGCGCTACGCGCTTCTCGCAGCCGGCATCGTCATCGTCGCCCTGACCGCCGGAGCGTTCTGTCTTTCCTACGCGCACTTGGCCGACGTCGCCGGGCAGCACGGGCTGGGAGGTTCACCGGTCCGCCGCTGGGCGTGGCCCGCCACCCTGGACGCGTTCATCGTCGCGGGCGAGCTGCTCATGCTCCGGGCGGGCCTGCGCCGGGTCACCGACCGATGGGCTATCGCTGTGACCGTAATCGGTTCGGTCGGCTCCATAGCGCTGAACGTTGCTGGGGTCAGTGGCACGCGTGATACCGGCGATACCCCGTTCCTCGACTACGTGGTGGCCGCGGTTCCCCCGGCAGCCGCGATGGTGGCCTTCGCCGTACTGATGCGACAGGTCCACCAGCACGTAGAGCGGCCCTCGCCCGCAGGTTCCGGGCAGGTGGTGAGGGCGTCGGTCACTGCACCTCTCCGGTCCGCCGGAAAGCCGGCGGAGCCAGCACAATCCGACCCCGTCACGGAGCCACCGGTTGCCGCGTCCGGTGGGTCTCCGGAACTTCATGCGGAGGTTCCGGCGAGCAAGCCCCGAGGCGGCCGCCCGCCTGGCGCCCCACTTAGGGAACTCGTGGAGATCGGCAGGACCGCTGGTACCGAGCAGGGAAAACTCACCCGGGCCACCGTCCGGAAGGCAGTTGAGGACAAGGGCCTTCCGATTTCCAGTGAGCGGCTGACTGAGGTGATGGGCGTCCTCCGGAAGGAACTCAAAGCCTCCGCCGAAAGCGGTCCGGCCAGCGGCTGA
- a CDS encoding FG-GAP-like repeat-containing protein — MAVLAVTVGVVPGAQAAPATTPAAAQAAVPSWVIPLYFDDMASGAHRACTGIVLSRTKTLATPDCVTGMDEADFTYVYDLTTGTISEGGNQTLYHSHPRYDASSRRAALTVTTRRTPSDSGKPALASASDAKLWASGAKAAFHSWAGLDVEDAPRVRHSEQVTVKSAAQCALLLGRFLPAGTLCTVPTPGAPAVADQDQCFGDAGGALVAGGKLIAVSATGATGCVRGGARLYTRIESYRQLIDEWTRDTDSDYRSTGSVLATETNDLVDVCSTLGDRTLAYCAPDSTGWFSGRGYASFLQAGDMNGDGFGDLLARTTDGTLYRVPSTEMEPADFKHRVKLGTGWNSYNQLVAVRDYSGDGRNDVVGRDKAGVLWLFRGTSDGKLAARTRISGGWNQYTALTGRGDLTGDGRTDLVARDKAGVLWMYAGATKRTYPVRTRISGGWNQFNAIVASGDMDHDGRQDILARTPAGAVYLYNADHKGGFKAPRKLASTSWKKYARIS; from the coding sequence TTGGCCGTTCTCGCCGTCACCGTGGGCGTGGTCCCCGGCGCGCAGGCGGCACCGGCCACCACACCCGCAGCCGCGCAGGCTGCCGTACCCTCCTGGGTCATCCCGCTGTACTTCGACGACATGGCGAGCGGCGCCCACCGGGCCTGCACGGGCATCGTGCTGTCCAGGACGAAGACGCTCGCCACCCCGGACTGTGTGACGGGGATGGACGAGGCGGACTTCACCTACGTCTACGACCTGACCACCGGGACCATCAGCGAGGGCGGCAACCAGACGCTCTACCACAGTCATCCCCGGTACGACGCGTCGAGCCGCCGCGCGGCCCTCACGGTGACCACCCGCCGGACCCCGTCCGACAGCGGGAAGCCTGCTCTGGCCTCGGCGTCGGACGCGAAGCTCTGGGCCTCCGGGGCGAAGGCGGCTTTCCACTCCTGGGCCGGGCTCGACGTCGAGGACGCGCCGCGTGTGCGCCACAGCGAGCAGGTCACGGTGAAGTCCGCGGCGCAGTGCGCCCTGCTGCTGGGCCGCTTCCTGCCGGCCGGGACGCTGTGCACGGTGCCCACCCCGGGCGCCCCCGCGGTGGCGGACCAGGATCAGTGCTTCGGCGACGCGGGCGGGGCGCTGGTGGCGGGCGGCAAGCTCATCGCCGTGTCGGCGACGGGGGCGACCGGCTGCGTCCGGGGCGGGGCGCGGCTGTACACCCGTATCGAGTCCTACCGGCAGCTCATCGACGAGTGGACCAGGGACACGGACAGCGACTACCGCTCCACCGGCAGCGTGCTGGCCACGGAGACGAACGACCTGGTCGACGTCTGCTCGACGCTCGGGGACCGTACGCTCGCGTACTGCGCGCCCGACAGCACCGGCTGGTTCAGCGGCCGGGGCTATGCCTCGTTCCTGCAGGCGGGGGACATGAACGGCGACGGCTTCGGTGATCTCCTGGCGCGTACGACGGACGGAACCCTGTACCGGGTGCCCAGCACCGAGATGGAGCCGGCCGACTTCAAGCACCGGGTGAAGCTGGGCACCGGCTGGAACAGCTACAACCAGCTGGTCGCGGTGCGCGACTACTCCGGCGACGGACGCAACGATGTCGTCGGCCGTGACAAGGCGGGCGTGCTGTGGCTCTTCCGTGGCACGAGTGACGGCAAGCTCGCCGCGCGTACCCGGATCAGCGGCGGCTGGAACCAGTACACGGCGCTGACGGGCCGGGGCGACCTCACCGGCGACGGCCGCACGGACCTGGTCGCCAGGGACAAGGCGGGCGTCCTGTGGATGTACGCGGGCGCCACGAAGAGGACGTACCCGGTCCGCACGAGGATCAGCGGCGGCTGGAACCAGTTCAACGCCATCGTGGCGAGCGGTGACATGGACCACGACGGACGCCAGGACATCCTGGCCCGCACCCCTGCCGGGGCCGTCTACCTCTACAACGCCGACCACAAGGGCGGATTCAAGGCTCCGAGGAAGCTCGCGTCGACGAGCTGGAAGAAGTACGCCCGGATCAGCTGA
- a CDS encoding DUF3631 domain-containing protein, with the protein MEPENPKGYSEPAKASWPPTAIPGRPGAHLSATQPDDAAPSLTGDAPAPGAAGAQASSGLENMPDAESTQGAALLDALHAQIAQFVIPPSAEALDAITLWVVATHLQPAWQHAPRLAVVGPAKRCGKSRLLDVLTETVHEPMLTINTTPAAIFRSITEEEPPTLLVDEADTIFGTPKQAERNEETRGLLNAGHQRGRYVTRVVGNDHTPHKFATFAMAAIAGIGDLPDTVMDRSVVIRMRRRAEGEKVKPFRSRRDIPALHDLRDRINAWARPLLEEAAILEPDMPVEDRAADTWEPLVIVAELAGGPWPRRARVACARMVAAEVAAEEDHPGGARILADIRRIFAAQREVDSLSTEDLLHHLRQDPEGPWAEWGRGGLNARDLGRLLRDFDVRPGNVRMADGTQRKGYTRNKFLDSWRRYCPTVHPVESRPAPDRG; encoded by the coding sequence GTGGAACCCGAGAACCCCAAAGGCTATTCCGAGCCCGCCAAGGCGAGCTGGCCCCCCACCGCAATTCCTGGCCGGCCTGGTGCCCATCTGTCCGCCACACAGCCTGACGACGCCGCTCCGAGCTTGACCGGCGATGCGCCCGCGCCTGGCGCCGCTGGGGCGCAAGCGTCGAGCGGGCTGGAGAACATGCCTGATGCGGAGTCGACGCAGGGCGCCGCGCTGCTGGATGCACTGCATGCCCAGATAGCCCAGTTCGTGATCCCGCCGTCAGCGGAGGCGCTGGATGCAATCACGTTGTGGGTGGTAGCCACGCACCTACAGCCCGCGTGGCAGCACGCGCCGCGCCTGGCGGTGGTGGGGCCGGCTAAACGGTGCGGTAAGTCGCGGCTCCTGGACGTGCTGACCGAGACGGTCCACGAGCCGATGCTGACGATCAACACCACGCCTGCGGCGATCTTCCGCTCGATCACCGAGGAGGAGCCGCCGACGCTTCTGGTGGACGAGGCGGACACCATCTTCGGTACGCCGAAGCAGGCGGAGCGGAACGAAGAGACGCGTGGCCTGCTCAACGCCGGTCATCAGCGTGGGCGTTATGTGACGCGGGTCGTCGGTAACGACCACACCCCACACAAGTTCGCCACCTTCGCCATGGCGGCCATCGCAGGGATCGGCGACCTGCCCGACACGGTCATGGACCGGTCGGTCGTGATCCGGATGCGTCGGCGGGCGGAGGGGGAGAAGGTGAAGCCCTTCCGCTCCCGCCGTGACATCCCGGCCCTGCACGACCTGCGCGACCGGATCAACGCGTGGGCCAGGCCGCTTCTGGAGGAGGCAGCGATCCTTGAGCCGGATATGCCGGTCGAAGACCGCGCCGCCGACACCTGGGAGCCCTTGGTGATCGTCGCCGAGCTGGCCGGGGGGCCCTGGCCGCGCCGGGCCCGAGTGGCATGCGCACGGATGGTCGCCGCCGAAGTGGCAGCCGAGGAGGACCACCCCGGCGGCGCACGGATCCTCGCCGACATCCGCCGGATCTTCGCCGCCCAGCGCGAGGTGGACAGCCTGTCCACCGAAGACCTCCTCCACCACTTGCGCCAGGACCCCGAAGGCCCATGGGCGGAGTGGGGTCGCGGCGGGTTGAACGCCCGTGATCTAGGCAGGCTCCTGCGGGACTTCGACGTCAGGCCGGGCAACGTCCGGATGGCCGACGGAACACAACGCAAGGGCTACACGCGCAACAAGTTCCTCGACAGCTGGCGGCGGTACTGCCCCACCGTCCACCCCGTCGAGTCCCGCCCCGCCCCCGACAGGGGCTGA